A DNA window from Syngnathus typhle isolate RoL2023-S1 ecotype Sweden linkage group LG2, RoL_Styp_1.0, whole genome shotgun sequence contains the following coding sequences:
- the lmod3 gene encoding leiomodin-3, translating into MSNRDTEDLNEEDIDEDELLATLSPEELKELQSEMDIIIAPDDSVPVGQRQKDQTEKSPTGSFDHRSLVGYLYWEKESKRMLEEERVPATLLPSEKTLSKEAEEKEKVDTVEDGHDEICERKQEVIEKKAKDDTGDGKISEEKIEETVKEVVNNVNESNEVDKALPEKEMNTNQCEESETKSDGTEKETVSHENGTTQFKEESKTTDALPPPDSLGDAKTSEPNDKVQQKEEPKINKLKIPKLALNNIKMTSRPSGNETNLESTLDKIRNNNSSVTEVNLNNIENIPKEMLLDYVNVLKKNKHVKTFSIANTGVDENIAFNLANMLRENRSITTLNIESNFITGKGIVAIIRCLQFNETLTELRFHNQRHMLGHHAEMEISRLLKANSTLLKMGYHFEQPGPRMVVTNLLTRNLDRQRQLRKEEQKQQQLKEQKEVMQMYESSLNLPPGLLEMLGYIPPLELLQKHGLVAAPKELNNVPPKAEAKEIKEEPEPPKQIKHKKIPKQPSAETQNSLREVRLKKTPKKRDHFQELDRREASRQERANFQLRKTPKVKESVTEGPVEEKANLKDVIKTLKPIPRRRMPPKVDPTPRDELLNEIKKSNVAYLKAVPLPKALESSETSLI; encoded by the exons ATGTCGAACAGAGATACCGAAGACCTGAATGAGGAGGACATTGATGAGGATGAGCTCCTCGCTACGCTTTCGCCTGAGGAGCTTAAGGAGCTCCAGAGTGAAATGGATATTATAATTGCTCCAGATGATAGCGTTCCAGTTGGACAGAGGCAGAAGGACCAGACAGAGAAGTCACCGACTGGAAGCTTTGACCACAGATCCTTGGTCGGCTACCTCTACTGGGAAAAGGAATCCAAACGCATGCTTGAGGAAGAAAGAGTGCCTGCTACTCTGCTACCCAGTGAG AAAACACTGAGCAAGGAGgctgaagagaaagaaaaagtcgACACGGTGGAAGATGGGCACGATGAAATTtgtgaaagaaaacaagaagTCATTGAGAAAAAGGCTAAAGATGATACTGGAGACGGGAAAATATCTGAAGAAAAGATAGAGGAGACCGTTAAGGAAGTTGTCAACAACGTGAACGAGAGCAATGAAGTGGACAAAGCGCTCCCTGAGAAAGAGATGAATACAAATCAGTGTGAAGAAAGTGAGACAAAATCTGACGGCACAGAAAAGGAAACGGTAAGCCATGAGAACGGAACGACACAATTTAAAGAGGAAAGTAAAACGACAGACGCTTTGCCTCCTCCGGACTCACTGGGGGATGCAAAGACAAGTGAGCCCAACGACAAAGtccagcaaaaagaggagccAAAgatcaataaattaaaaatcccCAAGCTGGCACTGAACAACATCAAAATGACATCTCGACCATCGGGAAATGAGACAAACTTAGAGTCGACGCTGGACAAGATCCGAAACAACAATTCTTCTGTCACCGAGGTGAATCTCAACAACATCGAAAACATTCCCAAAGAGATGCTCCTGGACTACGTCAACGTCTTGAAGAAGAACAAACACGTGAAAACCTTCAGCATCGCAAACACCGGCGTGGATGAAAACATCGCCTTCAACCTGGCCAACATGTTACGCGAGAATCGCAGCATCACCACGCTCAACATCGAGTCCAACTTCATCACCGGAAAGGGAATCGTCGCCATCATTCGATGCCTGCAATTCAACGAGACCCTCACCGAGCTGCGCTTTCACAATCAAAGACACATGCTGGGTCATCATGCCGAGATGGAGATTTCACGGCTGCTCAAGGCCAACAGCACCTTGCTGAAGATGGGCTACCATTTTGAACAGCCGGGGCCGAGGATGGTGGTGACTAATCTCTTAACCCGGAACCTGGACCGCCAGAGGCAGCTGAGAAAGGaagagcagaagcagcagcagctgaaGGAGCAGAAGGAGGTCATGCAGATGTACGAGAGCAGTCTCAACCTGCCTCCGGGTTTACTTGAGATGCTGGGCTACATACCGCCCCTCGAACTCCTGCAGAAACACGGGCTTGTTGCGGCTCCAAAAGAACTGAATAACGTGCCGCCAAAAGCAGAAGCAAAGGAAATCAAAGAGGAACCAGAGCCACCAAAGCAGATAAAACACAAGAAAATTCCCAAGCAACCAAGCGCTGAGACCCAAAATTCATTGAGAGAAGTCCGGCTGAAGAAAACGCCAAAGAAACGTGACCATTTTCAGGAGTTGGATCGCAGAGAGGCCAGTCGACAAGAGAGAGCAAATTTCCAACTGAGGAAGACTCCCAAAGTGAAGGAGTCAGTCACAGAAGGGCCGGTGGAAGAAAAAGCAAACCTGAAGGACGTCATTAAGACTTTGAAGCCGATCCCTCGCAGGCGAATGCCACCCAAGGTTGATCCCACACCCCGCGACGAGCTCCTAAATGAGATCAAGAAGAGTAACGTGGCCTACCTTAAAGCT GTGCCGCTCCCCAAAGCCTTGGAATCAAGTGAAACAAGTCTCATCTGA
- the uba3 gene encoding NEDD8-activating enzyme E1 catalytic subunit isoform X1: MADAEESEKKRRRIEDLTDKLVTNANERMAVDGGACDWDGRWNHVRKFLERPGPFTHPDFEPSTESLQFLLETCKILVIGAGGLGCELLKDLALSGFRLIHVVDMDTIDLSNLNRQFLFRPKDVGRPKAEVAADFINSRIPGCKVVPHFKKIQDFDDSFYRQFHIIVCGLDSIIARRWMNGMLISLLSYEDGILDPSSIIPLIDGGTEGFKGNARVILPGMTACIECTLELYPPQVHFPMCTIASMPRLPEHCIEYPRMFQWPKEKPFGETSLDGDNPEHIQWIFERALERAAQFNITGVTYRLTQGVVKRIIPAVASTNAVIAAACASEVFKIATSAYIPLSNYLVFNDVDGLYTYSFEAERKDNCSACSQVPQDLQFPPSAKLQEVLEYLTENASLQMKSPAITTTLEGKNKTLYLQSVKSIEERTRPNLCKTLKELGLSDGQELAVADVTTPQTVLFKLNFTA, translated from the exons ATGGCGGATGCCGAGGAGTC ggAGAAGAAAAGAAGGCGAATAGAAGACCTGACAGACAAGTTAGTGACGAATGCTAATGAAag AATGGCTGTAGATGGTGGTGCCTGCGACTGGGACGGCCGGTGGAATCACGTTAGGAAGTTCCTGGAGAGACCCGGTCCGTTCACACATCCTGATTTTGAGCCAAGCACAGAG TCTCTACAGTTTCTATTGGAGACATGCAAGATTTTGGTGATCGGTGCCGGTGGGCTTGGCTGCGAACTGCTGAAAGATTTG GCCCTATCTGGGTTCCGTCTCATTCATGTGGTTGACATGGACACGATTGACTTGTCCAACCTCAATCGGCAGTTTCTTTTCAG GCCTAAAGATGTCGGCCGACCAAAAGCAGAAGTGGCCGCTGACTTCATTAACAGTCGCATCCCTGGGTGTAAAGTTGTACC ACACTTCAAAAAAATCCAGGACTTTGACGACTCCTTCTACAGGC AGTTCCACATCATCGTGTGTGGGCTGGACTCCATCATCGCCAGGCGATGGATGAACGGCATGCTG ATATCCCTCCTGAGCTATGAAGATGGAATACTGGATCCCAGCTCCATCATCCCCCTCATTGACGGAGGCACGGAAGGCTTCAAAGGAAACGCTCGTGTCATTTTACCCGGCATGACGGCTTGCATCGAATGCACTCTTGAGCTCTACCCACCCCAG GTTCACTTCCCCATGTGCACCATCGCGTCCATGCCGAGGCTCCCCGAGCATTGCATTGAATACCCCAGAATGTTTCAGTGGCCCAAAGAAAAGCCGTTTGGAG AAACAAGTTTGGATGGCGATAACCCCGAGCACATCCAGTGGATATTTGAGCGGGCGCTAGAGCGAGCCGCTCAGTTCAACATCACCGGAGTCACGTACAGACTCACTCAAG GAGTTGTAAAGCGGATCATTCCTGCCGTGGCGTCGACGAATGCCGTTATCGCTG CCGCCTGTGCAAGTGAAGTTTTCAAAATTGCCACCAG TGCTTATATTCCTTTAAGTAATTACCTGGTCTTTAACGACGTGGACGGACTCTACACTTACAGTTTTGAAGCTGAGCGAAAG GACAACTGTTCAGCTTGCAGCCAGGTGCCACAAGACCTCCAGTTCCCGCCTTCTGCAAAACTACAGGAGGTCTTGGAGTACCTGACAGAGAATGCTTCCCT ACAAATGAAATCTCCAGCTATCACTACAACTCTGGAAGGCAAAAATAAGACTCTGTACCTGCAG TCTGTTAAATCAATTGAAGAACGAACAAGGCCAAACCTCTGCAAAACCTTGAAAG AGCTGGGCTTGTCGGACGGACAGGAATTAGCCGTGGCGGACGTCACCACACCTCAGACGGTCCTCTTCAAACTCAATTTCACTGCCTGA
- the uba3 gene encoding NEDD8-activating enzyme E1 catalytic subunit isoform X2, with translation MADAEESEKKRRRIEDLTDKMAVDGGACDWDGRWNHVRKFLERPGPFTHPDFEPSTESLQFLLETCKILVIGAGGLGCELLKDLALSGFRLIHVVDMDTIDLSNLNRQFLFRPKDVGRPKAEVAADFINSRIPGCKVVPHFKKIQDFDDSFYRQFHIIVCGLDSIIARRWMNGMLISLLSYEDGILDPSSIIPLIDGGTEGFKGNARVILPGMTACIECTLELYPPQVHFPMCTIASMPRLPEHCIEYPRMFQWPKEKPFGETSLDGDNPEHIQWIFERALERAAQFNITGVTYRLTQGVVKRIIPAVASTNAVIAAACASEVFKIATSAYIPLSNYLVFNDVDGLYTYSFEAERKDNCSACSQVPQDLQFPPSAKLQEVLEYLTENASLQMKSPAITTTLEGKNKTLYLQSVKSIEERTRPNLCKTLKELGLSDGQELAVADVTTPQTVLFKLNFTA, from the exons ATGGCGGATGCCGAGGAGTC ggAGAAGAAAAGAAGGCGAATAGAAGACCTGACAGACAA AATGGCTGTAGATGGTGGTGCCTGCGACTGGGACGGCCGGTGGAATCACGTTAGGAAGTTCCTGGAGAGACCCGGTCCGTTCACACATCCTGATTTTGAGCCAAGCACAGAG TCTCTACAGTTTCTATTGGAGACATGCAAGATTTTGGTGATCGGTGCCGGTGGGCTTGGCTGCGAACTGCTGAAAGATTTG GCCCTATCTGGGTTCCGTCTCATTCATGTGGTTGACATGGACACGATTGACTTGTCCAACCTCAATCGGCAGTTTCTTTTCAG GCCTAAAGATGTCGGCCGACCAAAAGCAGAAGTGGCCGCTGACTTCATTAACAGTCGCATCCCTGGGTGTAAAGTTGTACC ACACTTCAAAAAAATCCAGGACTTTGACGACTCCTTCTACAGGC AGTTCCACATCATCGTGTGTGGGCTGGACTCCATCATCGCCAGGCGATGGATGAACGGCATGCTG ATATCCCTCCTGAGCTATGAAGATGGAATACTGGATCCCAGCTCCATCATCCCCCTCATTGACGGAGGCACGGAAGGCTTCAAAGGAAACGCTCGTGTCATTTTACCCGGCATGACGGCTTGCATCGAATGCACTCTTGAGCTCTACCCACCCCAG GTTCACTTCCCCATGTGCACCATCGCGTCCATGCCGAGGCTCCCCGAGCATTGCATTGAATACCCCAGAATGTTTCAGTGGCCCAAAGAAAAGCCGTTTGGAG AAACAAGTTTGGATGGCGATAACCCCGAGCACATCCAGTGGATATTTGAGCGGGCGCTAGAGCGAGCCGCTCAGTTCAACATCACCGGAGTCACGTACAGACTCACTCAAG GAGTTGTAAAGCGGATCATTCCTGCCGTGGCGTCGACGAATGCCGTTATCGCTG CCGCCTGTGCAAGTGAAGTTTTCAAAATTGCCACCAG TGCTTATATTCCTTTAAGTAATTACCTGGTCTTTAACGACGTGGACGGACTCTACACTTACAGTTTTGAAGCTGAGCGAAAG GACAACTGTTCAGCTTGCAGCCAGGTGCCACAAGACCTCCAGTTCCCGCCTTCTGCAAAACTACAGGAGGTCTTGGAGTACCTGACAGAGAATGCTTCCCT ACAAATGAAATCTCCAGCTATCACTACAACTCTGGAAGGCAAAAATAAGACTCTGTACCTGCAG TCTGTTAAATCAATTGAAGAACGAACAAGGCCAAACCTCTGCAAAACCTTGAAAG AGCTGGGCTTGTCGGACGGACAGGAATTAGCCGTGGCGGACGTCACCACACCTCAGACGGTCCTCTTCAAACTCAATTTCACTGCCTGA
- the abcc4 gene encoding multidrug resistance-associated protein 4 produces MENVNKAAKTNPAASANLLSKLIFWWLNPLFRAGYKRKLEEDDLYPVLAEDSSEILGQQLQRYWEHEVQEATKELRKPKLSRVIIRCFWKIYSVLGLFTLVEEVIKVIQPVLLGYMIRYFEDYDPLNKAALYETIGYAAGLTICTMGLNLLHHLYFFHVQRVGMKIRVAMCGMIYKKALCLSCSAMGKTTTGQIVNLLSNDVNKFDEVTIFLHFLWVGPLQAAVVVGLLWQEIGPSCLAGMVVLMFLMPTQTLFGRLFSKFRSKTAILTDSRIRIMNEVVSGMRIIKMYAWEKPFAALVSDVRRKEIHQIMMSSYLRGLNMASFFCASKIIVFITFTLYVLLGNKISASRVFVTVSLYTAVRLTVTLFFPSAIEKLYESSVSIQRIQEFLLLDEMTKTSTSLPLAEKQDSAVEIQDLMCYWDKSLDAPCLQNVTLSLTGKQLLAVIGPVGAGKSSLLSSILGELPAEKGALKVKGQLTYASQQPWVYPGTIRSNILFGKDMDLRLYEKVLKACALKRDLELLPDGDLTLIGDRGATLSGGQKARVNLARAVYQDADIYLLDDPLSAVDAEVGRHLFEQCICGLLKNKPRILVTHQLQYLKGADQIVVLKEGHMVTKGTYTELQQSGLDFTSLLKKKEEEEEEELHQSSSDLTSRNRTLSQNSVRSQTSSVHSVQDGEHLEAEAVHTVAEESRAQGSIGFSIYMKYLRAGASILFVVIVMLLNILAQVAYIVQDWWLAYWAEEQRKLDTNSTMEHNVTKVNKELDLGFYLGIYGGLTAATIIFGFVRTLLMFNVLVRSTQALHDKMFSAILRTPVRFFDINPIGRVLNRFSKDVGQLDSTMPWTFVDFIQVFLQIVGVVAVAVGVIPWILLPVVPLLIVFLFLRRYFLETSRDIKRLESTTRSPVFSHLSSSLHGLWTIRAFRAEGRFQKAFDAHQDMHTAAWFLFLTTSRWFAIRLDAMCSIFVTVTTFGCLLLRDQLDAGSVGLALSYSITLMGMFQWGVRQSAEVENMMTSVERVVEYTELESEAPWETKKRPPPNWPSKGRVTFDGVNFSYSADGPKVLDNLKVTFQPKEKVGIVGRTGAGKSSLVSALFRLAEPQGNIFVDGILTSELGLHDLRQRMSIIPQDPVLFTGTMRKNLDPFNQHSDEELWNALQEVQLKGVVEELPGKLETVLAESGSNFSVGQRQLVCLARAILRKNRILIIDEATANVDPRTDGLIQRTIREKFQECTVLTIAHRLNTIIDSDRILVLDAGRIHAYDEPYTLLLDPSSIFGKMVQQTGKQEAAALLQAAKEAYDGRSRPNLSDGEVHIADKSLVIFETAL; encoded by the exons ATACTGGGAACATGAAGTCCAGGAGGCCACAAAAGAATTGCGGAAGCCAAAACTCTCAAGAGTCATCATTAGGTGTTTTTGGAAGATATATTCAGTGCTGGGATTGTTTACCCTTGTTGAG GAGGTGATAAAGGTGATCCAGCCAGTCCTTCTAGGGTACATGATTCGCTACTTTGAGGATTATGACCCACTCAATAAAGCGGCCCTGTATGAGACCATTGGTTATGCAGCTGGGCTGACTATCTGCACCATGGGCCTGAATCTGCTGCACCACCTCTACTTCTTCCACGTCCAGCGAGTTGGCATGAAAATCAGAGTGGCCATGTGTGGCATGATCTACAAAAAG GCTTTGTGTCTCAGCTGTTCTGCAATGGGAAAGACCACCACAGGTCAGATTGTGAACCTGCTTTCCAATGATGTCAACAAGTTTGATGAA GTAACAATCTTTCTGCACTTCCTGTGGGTGGGACCCCTCCAGGCAGCAGTTGTGGTGGGACTCTTGTGGCAGGAGATTGGGCCATCTTGCCTGGCAGGCATGGTGGTCCTCATGTTCCTAATGCCCACGCAGACCCTATTCGGGAGGCTGTTTTCGAAGTTCAG GAGTAAGACGGCAATTCTTACTGACAGCAGGATCCGCATAATGAATGAAGTGGTGTCTGGAATGAGGATCATCAAGATGTATGCCTGGGAAAAACCATTTGCTGCTTTGGTGTCGGACGTCAGAAG GAAGGAGATCCATCAGATCATGATGAGTTCGTATTTGCGTGGCCTCAACATGGCCTCCTTCTTCTGTGCCAGCAAGATCATCGTCTTCATCACCTTCACCCTCTATGTCCTGttggggaacaaaatctcagcCAGCCGAGTATTTGTGACTGTGTCACTGTACACAGCAGTACGCCTCACTGTCACGCTCTTCTTTCCCAGCGCCATAGAGAAACTCTATGAGAGCAGTGTCAGCATTCAGAGGATCCAG GAGTTCTTGTTGCTGGATGAGATGACAAAGACGAGTACATCTCTGCCGCTTGCCGAGAAGCAAGATTCTGCTGTTGAGATCCAGGACCTTATGTGCTACTGGGATAAG AGTCTGGATGCACCATGTCTGCAGAATGTCACACTCAGTCTGACTGGAAAACAGCTGTTGGCTGTTATTGGACCAGTGGGTGCagggaag TCCTCGTTATTGAGCTCAATCTTGGGCGAGCTTCCTGCTGAAAAGGGGGCATtgaaggtcaaaggtcagctaACCTATGCATCACAACAGCCATGGGTGTATCCTGGCACTATCCGCAGCAACATCTTGTTTGGGAAGGACATGGATCTGCGCCTGTACGAAAAAGTACTCAAGGCTTGTGCTTTAAAGCGG GACCTGGAGCTGCTCCCGGATGGAGACCTGACACTGATTGGGGACCGTGGCGCCACACTCAGTGGGGGGCAGAAGGCTCGTGTCAACCTGGCGAG AGCTGTTTATCAGGATGCTGATATTTACCTTTTGGATGATCCTCTCAGTGCTGTGGACGCTGAAGTTGGAAGGCACCTCTTTGAACA ATGCATCTGTGGCCTGCTGAAGAACAAACCCCGCATCCTGGTCACTCACCAACTACAGTACCTGAAGGGAGCAGACCAGATTGTGGTTCTCAAAGAG GGCCACATGGTGACCAAGGGGACATACACTGAGCTACAGCAATCCGGGCTGGATTTCACCTCACTgttgaagaagaaggaggaggaggaggaggaggaactcCATCAGTCATCGTCAGACCTCACCTCCCGAAACCGGACTTTGTCACAGAACTCAGTGCGGTCTCAAACCTCCTCCGTGCACTCGGTCCAGGATGGAGAACATTTGGAA GCTGAGGCAGTGCATACGGTGGCAGAAGAGAGTCGCGCACAGGGATCCATCGGATTCAGTATCTACATGAAGTACCTGCGGGCCGGTGCCAGCATTTTGTTTGTGGTCATTGTGATGCTCCTGAACATTTTGGCTCAG GTGGCGTACATTGTGCAGGACTGGTGGCTGGCTTACTG GGCTGAGGAGCAAAGAAAACTGGACACCAACAGCACCATGGAGCACAATGTCACCAAAGTTAACAAAGAGCTGGACCTTGGATTCTACTTGGGCATTTATGGAG GTTTAACAGCAGCTACCATCATTTTTGGCTTTGTGAGGACTTTGCTGATGTTCAACGTGCTGGTGAGATCTACACAGGCCCTGCATGACAAAATGTTTTCCGCCATCCTTCGCACTCCCGTGCGCTTCTTTGACATCAACCCCATTG GCCGAGTTTTAAACCGGTTTTCGAAAGATGTTGGCCAGCTGGATTCCACCATGCCATGGACCTTTGTTGACTTCATTCAG GTTTTTTTGCAAATAGTCGGGGTGGTTGCAGTGGCGGTGGGTGTGATCCCTTGGATTCTTCTTCCTGTGGTCCCCCTACTCAttgtcttcctcttcctccggcGTTACTTCCTGGAGACCTCCAGAGACATCAAACGTCTCGAGTCCACAA CTCGGAGCCCAGTTTTCTCGCACCTGTCTTCCTCCCTGCATGGCCTGTGGACTATTCGGGCCTTCAGAGCAGAGGGCCGCTTCCAAAAGGCTTTTGATGCCCATCAGGACATGCACACAG CGGCGTGGTTCCTTTTCCTGACCACATCTCGCTGGTTTGCCATACGCCTCGATGCCATGTGCTCCATTTTTGTGACAGTCACCACATTTGGCTGCCTGCTGCTCCGAGACC AACTGGACGCCGGCTCTGTGGGTTTGGCTTTGAGCTACTCGATCACCCTGATGGGTATGTTCCAGTGGGGGGTTCGTCAGAGCGCTGAGGTGGAGAACATG ATGACATCAGTGGAGAGGGTGGTGGAATACACTGAACTGGAGAGCGAAGCTCCCTGGGAAACCAAAAAGCGACCTCCGCCTAATTGGCCCAGCAAGGGTCGGGTGACCTTTGACGGGGTCAACTTTTCCTACAGTGCTGATGGGCCCAAAGTTTTAGACAACTTGAAAGTGACGTTCCAACCCAAAGAGAAG GTGGGCATCGTGGGTCGGACAGGTGCTGGGAAAAGCTCTCTTGTGTCAGCCCTGTTTCGCCTGGCTGAACCCCAAGGAAACATCTTCGTCGACGGCATTTTGACTTCTGAGCTGGGCCTCCATGACTTGCGTCAGAGGATGTCCATCATTCCTCAG GACCCGGTGCTGTTCACGGGTACCATGAGAAAGAACCTGGACCCTTTCAACCAGCATTCAGATGAGGAACTGTGGAATGCACTGCAAGAG GTCCAGCTGAAGGGTGTGGTGGAAGAGCTTCCTGGGAAACTGGAAACTGTTCTGGCTGAGTCTGGCTCCAACTTCAGCGTGGGCCAGAGGCAGCTGGTGTGTCTAGCCAGAGCCATTCTGAGGAAGAACCGCATCCTCATTATTGATGAGGCCACTGCCAACGTGGACCCCAG GACAGATGGACTGATCCAGAGAACTATCAGAGAGAAGTTCCAGGAATGCACCGTGCTCACCATCGCTCACCGCCTCAACACCATCATAGACAGCGATCGCATTCTG GTTCTGGATGCAGGGAGAATCCACGCGTACGACGAGCCTTACACTCTTCTTCTAGACCCCTCTTCTATATTTGGTAAAATGGTGCAGCAGACCGGCAAGCAGGAGGCTGCGGCCCTGCTACAGGCAGCTAAAGAG GCTTATGATGGCAGAAGCCGACCCAACCTCAGCGACGGGGAGGTGCACATAGCAGATAAGAGTTTGGTCATCTTTGAGACAGCTCTGTGA
- the LOC133148790 gene encoding PRA1 family protein 3-like produces MAAKMELAPLRQWDDFYPGTERFAKPDFTNLAKWNNRVISNLIYYQTNYFAAAVVIFLIVGFLNPLGMFLGGTVVTLVFMGCVWAGENQGIIKNFKKKNPTLFVICVMVTSYFLLSLCGGVMVFIFGITFPLLLILIHASLRLRNMKNRLENKVEGVGMKKTPMGIIMDLLDQQEEKVNKIQDYIESKMKQ; encoded by the exons ATGGCAGCCAAAATGGAGCTTGCGCCTCTCAGACAGTGGGATGATTTCTATCCCGGAACGGAGCGCTTCGCCAAGCCGGATTTCACAAATCTGGCAAAATGGAACAACAGAGTTATCAGCAATTTAATATACTACCAGACGAACTACTTCGCCGCGGCCGTGGTCATTTTCCTCATTGTTGG GTTCCTGAACCCACTCGGCATGTTTCTTGGAGGAACCGTCGTGACTTTGGTATTCATGGGTTGCGTGTGGGCCGGCGAGAATCAAGGCATCATCAAGAACTTCAAGAAAAAGAACCCCACCTTGTTTGTCATCTGCGTCATGGTCACCAGTTACTTCCTGCTGTCGCTGTGCGGTGGTGTCATGGTCTTCATCTTTGGCATCACCTTCCCTCTGCTGT TAATACTCATCCATGCCTCCTTGAGACTGCGGAACATGAAGAACAGGCTGGAGAATAAAGTGGAAGGTGTCGGGATGAAGAAGACTCCCATGGGCATCATCATGGATCTTTTGGATCAGCAGGAGGAGAAAGTTAACAAAATTCAGGATTATATCGAAAGCAAAATGAAACAGTGA
- the LOC133148754 gene encoding nuclear factor 7, ovary-like, protein MNSYPFASELTCSICLDIFTDPVTLLCGHSFCRTCLTGVLDNEEEHLCPQCRRSVSSVEEVTGLCSNFVLLSLAEKAKQKCNITKDEVAEMCPKHDEKLKLYCVTDGQLICVICRDGEWHKGHTFKPIEEAAALLKNDLVKGLDRISGPDKTLESAFHTQGEKLVAIKNRSCQLLSQISAQFEEMHQFLWKRENELSKEVKRQENTGKEQIVKALNTINAALSQSKTLQAKVGSVLEMADHSKFLKGWAEVNVMLQNAYQVSAKDFSVEETSLSLGPYESHLKFFIWKEMLQVIKPREEQVTLKGEEGVQSNLSVDRRSLLHSSPIETQDPVVPKSHIQIQHPTIRKGILGDRSYRVKRPKAIKSVAENASLASRVFPTSSYHGLATSVNIFTSGQHYWEIEVGHIGETSFWEVGIQDHMIKHHGGKLSINCPEGVTPLTLQCIPKRIGIYLDLSSQKLSFYNAANMTHIGTVSMKKSQATSVSAVLKIKYDMPNIIPFTVCRY, encoded by the exons ATGAATTCTTACCCTTTTGCAAGCGAGTTGACTTGTTCAATTTGTCTGGACATTTTTACCGATCCGGTCACGCTTCTCTGCGGCCACTCTTTCTGCAGAACATGTCTCACGGGTGTTTTGGACAACGAAGAGGAGCACTTGTGTCCGCAATGTCGGAGGTCTGTCTCATCTGTGGAGGAGGTGACAGGCTTGTGTAGCAACTTCGTCTTGCTCAGCCTTGCTGAaaaggcaaaacaaaaatgcaatatCACCAAAGATGAG GTTGCTGAAATGTGCCCGAAGCATGATGAGAAGCTGAAACTGTACTGTGTGACCGACGGGCAGCTGATTTGCGTCATATGTCGAGATGGAGAATGGCATAAAGGACACACATTCAAACCCATCGAAGAAGCAGCGGCGTTGCTGAAGAACGACCTGGTGAAGGGATTGGACAGGATTTCTGGACCCGACAAAACTTTGGAGAGCGCGTTCCACACTCAGGGAGAGAAACTAGTTGCAATCAAAAACAGGTCTTGTCAACTGCTGAGCCAAATCAGTGCACAGTTTGAGGAGATGCACCAGTTTTTGTGGAAGAGAGAAAATGAGCTGAGCAAAGAAGTGAAACGACAAGAGAACACTGGTAAGGAGCAAATCGTCAAGGCGCTGAACACTATCAACGCAGCGCTGTCCCAGAGTAAAACGTTGCAGGCTAAGGTGGGTTCAGTTCTGGAAATGGCCGACCATAGTAAATTTTTAAAGGGCTGGGCCGAAGTTAACGTTATGCTTCAAAATGCATACCAAGTGAGCGCAAAGGATTTCTCAGTGGAGGAAACCTCTCTATCCCTGGGACCTTATGAGAGTCACCTGAAGTTCTTTATTTGGAAAGAGATGCTTCAAGTGATCAAGCCTCGAGAAGAACAAGTCACCCTcaaaggggaggagggggtcCAGTCCAATCTGTCTGTTGACAGACGCAGTCTGCTCCATAGTTCCCCCATTGAAACTCAAGATCCAGTTGTCCCAAAAAGCCACATTCAAATTCAACATCCAACTATCCGAAAAGGCATCTTAGGTGATCGTTCTTATAGGGTTAAGCGTCCAAAGGCTATTAAATCCGTGGCAGAAAATGCCAGTCTTGCCTCCAGAGTCTTCCCTACTTCTTCGTATCATGGATTGGCCACAAGTGTGAACATATTCACTTCAGGGCAGCATTACTGGGAAATAGAGGTTGGCCATATTGGTGAAACTTCCTTTTGGGAAGTGGGGATACAAGATCACATGATCAAACATCATGGTGGGAAGCTTTCCATCAATTGTCCAGAGGGAGTAACTCCACTAACTCTCCAATGCATACCAAAAAGGATTGGGATCTATCTCGACCTCTCATCCCAGAAGCTCTCTTTCTACAATGCAGCCAACATGACACACATTGGCACAGTCAGCATGAAAAAGTCTCAAGCAACCTCAGTGTCAGCAGTCCTGAAAATAAAATACGACATGCCAAATATCATCCCTTTTACTGTGTGCCGGTATTGA